A genomic window from Bubalus bubalis isolate 160015118507 breed Murrah chromosome X, NDDB_SH_1, whole genome shotgun sequence includes:
- the RRAGB gene encoding ras-related GTP-binding protein B isoform X2: MEESDSEKKMEKENLGPRMDPPIGEPEGSLGWVLPNTAMKKKVLLMGKSGSGKTSMRSIIFANYIARDTRRLGATIDVEHSHVRFLGNLVLNLWDCGGQDTFMENYFTSQRDNIFRNVEVLIYVFDVESRELEKDMHYYQSCLEAILQNSPDAKIFCLVHKMDLVQEDQRDLIFKEREEDLRRLSRPLECSCFRTSIWDETLYKAWSSIVYQLIPNVQQLEMNLRNFAEIIEADEVLLFERATFLVISHYQCKEQRDAHRFEKISNIIKQFKLSCSKLAASFQSMEVRNSNFAAFIDIFTSNTYVMVVMSDPSIPSAATLINIRNARKHFEKLERVDGPKQCLLMR, from the exons ATGGAAGAATCTGACTCtgaaaaaaagatggagaaagagaatctGGGGCCCAGAATGGATCCTCCCATAGGGGAACCGGAAGGATCGCTTGG GTGGGTGCTACCAAATACAGCCATGAAGAAAAAG GTGCTATTGATGGGTAAAAGTGGATCGGGTAAGACCAGCATGAGGTCTATTATCTTTGCAAATTATATTGCAAGAGACACACGTCGTCTTGGTGCAACAA TTGATGTAGAACATTCTCATGTTCGGTTTCTGGGAAACCTGGTATTGAACCTGTGGGACTGTGGTGG ACAGGACACCttcatggaaaattattttactaGCCAACGAGACAACATATTCCGAAATGTGGAGGTTTTGATTTATGTCTTTGATGTGGAAAGCCGCGAACTGGAAAAGGACATGCACTATTACCAATCATGCTTGGAGGCCATTCTGCAGAATTCTCCAGATGCCAAAATCTTTTGCTTGGTGCACAAAATGGATCTGGTACAGGAGGATCAACGAGACCTG ATTTTTAAAGAGCGAGAAGAAGATCTGAGGCGTTTGTCTCGCCCATTGGAATGCTCTTGCTTCCGGACATCTATCTGGGATGAAACTCTCTATAAG GCTTGGTCCAGCATTGTTTATCAGCTGATCCCCAATGTCCAGCAGCTGGAAATGAACCTAAGGAATTTTGCTGAAATTATTGAGGCTGATGAAGTACTTCTATTTGAGAGAGCCACTTTTCTG GTGATTTCTCACTATCAGTGTAAAGAACAGCGTGATGCCCACAGATTCGAGAAAATCAGCAACATTATTAAGCAATTTAAGCTGAGCTGCAG CAAGCTAGCTGCATCTTTCCAGAGCATGGAAGTCAGGAACTCTAACTTTGCTGCTTTCATTGACATTTTTACATCCAACACTTATGTGATGGTCGTGATGTCTGATCCTTCCATTC CTTCTGCAGCTACTCTGATCAATATTCGCAATGCCAGGAAACACTTTGAAAAGCTGGAAAGAGTGGATGGGCCAAAGCAGTGTCTTCTCATGCGCTAA
- the RRAGB gene encoding ras-related GTP-binding protein B isoform X1, which yields MEESDSEKKMEKENLGPRMDPPIGEPEGSLGWVLPNTAMKKKVLLMGKSGSGKTSMRSIIFANYIARDTRRLGATILDRLHSLQINSSLSTYSLVDSVGNTKTFDVEHSHVRFLGNLVLNLWDCGGQDTFMENYFTSQRDNIFRNVEVLIYVFDVESRELEKDMHYYQSCLEAILQNSPDAKIFCLVHKMDLVQEDQRDLIFKEREEDLRRLSRPLECSCFRTSIWDETLYKAWSSIVYQLIPNVQQLEMNLRNFAEIIEADEVLLFERATFLVISHYQCKEQRDAHRFEKISNIIKQFKLSCSKLAASFQSMEVRNSNFAAFIDIFTSNTYVMVVMSDPSIPSAATLINIRNARKHFEKLERVDGPKQCLLMR from the exons ATGGAAGAATCTGACTCtgaaaaaaagatggagaaagagaatctGGGGCCCAGAATGGATCCTCCCATAGGGGAACCGGAAGGATCGCTTGG GTGGGTGCTACCAAATACAGCCATGAAGAAAAAG GTGCTATTGATGGGTAAAAGTGGATCGGGTAAGACCAGCATGAGGTCTATTATCTTTGCAAATTATATTGCAAGAGACACACGTCGTCTTGGTGCAACAA taCTAGACCGTTTACATAGTCTTCAAATTAATAGCAGTTTGAGCACCTACTCTCTCGTAGACTCTGTTGGAAATACAAAGACAT TTGATGTAGAACATTCTCATGTTCGGTTTCTGGGAAACCTGGTATTGAACCTGTGGGACTGTGGTGG ACAGGACACCttcatggaaaattattttactaGCCAACGAGACAACATATTCCGAAATGTGGAGGTTTTGATTTATGTCTTTGATGTGGAAAGCCGCGAACTGGAAAAGGACATGCACTATTACCAATCATGCTTGGAGGCCATTCTGCAGAATTCTCCAGATGCCAAAATCTTTTGCTTGGTGCACAAAATGGATCTGGTACAGGAGGATCAACGAGACCTG ATTTTTAAAGAGCGAGAAGAAGATCTGAGGCGTTTGTCTCGCCCATTGGAATGCTCTTGCTTCCGGACATCTATCTGGGATGAAACTCTCTATAAG GCTTGGTCCAGCATTGTTTATCAGCTGATCCCCAATGTCCAGCAGCTGGAAATGAACCTAAGGAATTTTGCTGAAATTATTGAGGCTGATGAAGTACTTCTATTTGAGAGAGCCACTTTTCTG GTGATTTCTCACTATCAGTGTAAAGAACAGCGTGATGCCCACAGATTCGAGAAAATCAGCAACATTATTAAGCAATTTAAGCTGAGCTGCAG CAAGCTAGCTGCATCTTTCCAGAGCATGGAAGTCAGGAACTCTAACTTTGCTGCTTTCATTGACATTTTTACATCCAACACTTATGTGATGGTCGTGATGTCTGATCCTTCCATTC CTTCTGCAGCTACTCTGATCAATATTCGCAATGCCAGGAAACACTTTGAAAAGCTGGAAAGAGTGGATGGGCCAAAGCAGTGTCTTCTCATGCGCTAA